A stretch of Eleutherodactylus coqui strain aEleCoq1 chromosome 2, aEleCoq1.hap1, whole genome shotgun sequence DNA encodes these proteins:
- the CDKN2AIPNL gene encoding CDKN2AIP N-terminal-like protein: protein MAGESVQQYQSFCESDKQWQVRREFLLRNMQHFQGDNEMDRLLALSMVWANHVFMGCRYSEELLERVQDMAEGIEVEDAPQFTTRDEIMKRTR from the exons ATGGCCGGGGAGTCGGTGCAGCAGTACCAGAGCTTCTGCGAGAGCGACAAGCAGTGGCAGGTCCGGCGGGAGTTCCTGCTGAGGAACATGCAGCACTTCCAGGGCGATAATGAAATGGACAGACTGCTCGCCCTCTCCATGGTCTGGGCCAACCACGTGTTCATGGGCTGCAG ATACAGTGAAGAGCTCTTGGAAAGGGTTCAGGATATGGCAGAAGGGATCGAAGTAGAAGACGCACCGCAGTTTACCACAAGAGATGAAATTATGAAACGG ACTCGTTGA